In Stenotrophomonas sp. 610A2, one DNA window encodes the following:
- a CDS encoding hybrid sensor histidine kinase/response regulator — protein MVSSWILLLVSLCYAALLFGVAWWGDRRPLYPDRPWLRPVVYSLALAVYCSSWTFYGAVGSAVRYGIGYLPIYLGPLLMLIFGWRIIERLALIARSENVVSIADFISSRFGRSRRLAALVALIALIGVVPYLALQYKAVAMSLQVLTGDAAGKGLLTDPALYVALLMALFAILFGTRQVDATEHHYGMMLAIAVESMIKLLAIVAVGVFAYVWLTDRGESVVQSARTLFEGMPPVGFVSQTLLSFLALICLPRQFHVAVVECGNAGDVRSARWMFGGYLVLISLMIVPIATAGAAMFGTGLASDDTLVLALPMSAGSTTLALIAYIGGFSAATGMVIVSSIALATMISNDLVMPLLLRRSGDHREAANVASRVLWIRRMAIVLLALVAYGYYRGSNDDTMLAAYGLMAFAAVAQFAPGLLGGLYWRGASRRGVETGMLVGFLVWAYTLLVPALSHGGWLDESLLTQGPFGIAWLRPQQLFGLTGWDPLTHGTFWSLLINTVTMMLVSMRWRPDVAERLRAAPFLDPYAKRPVVTGDWPAHVKVRDLLALATRVIGDNRARRSFGEQAQLLDREFQPAAAADRIWVQFTERLLAASIGAASARLLLTSLLRGSGMDLGEVVAVLDEAGQELRFNREILSTTLENISAGVSVVDPEMRLTAWNRRYQLMFGYPDGMLYVGRPVADLIRYNAERGELGSGDTEVQINRRIGYMRAGSPHVFERTGADGKVIELRGQALPGGGYVTSYNDITDFKNAEQALLEANENLEQRVAERSQAAEAAQQSKTRFLAAISHDVLQPLNAARLFASALRDSLHETDEQRHLAERVDASLRAAEELLDGLLDVSRLDAGGLRPTISEFDASVLVRELAAQYTPVAAGRGLRLHVFARNAWVRSDRRLLRRVLQNFMANALRYTRSGRIVLALRVRGDQIELQVWDTGPGIPEHHMQQIFNEFHRYQQPFDWGEQGLGLGLSICQRISRLLDHGLNARSQPGHGSMFSISLPRVETPAAPLPSPRQQTAFGGDDSLAGMRVLCVDNDQEILDGMRALLGRWKVEVIAASTVDMALEKLSEKPDVMLVDYHLHDRLDGLDTLLALREAARRPLPGALLTADGRDELKRMARERGYRVLTKPVKPASLRAFLTALHDPRRR, from the coding sequence TTGGTCTCCAGCTGGATCCTGCTCCTGGTCTCACTCTGCTATGCCGCGCTGCTGTTCGGGGTGGCGTGGTGGGGTGATCGTCGTCCGCTGTATCCGGACCGCCCGTGGCTGCGGCCGGTGGTCTACAGCCTGGCGCTGGCGGTCTATTGCTCGTCCTGGACCTTCTACGGTGCGGTCGGCTCGGCGGTGCGCTACGGCATCGGCTACCTGCCTATTTATCTTGGCCCGCTGCTGATGCTGATCTTCGGCTGGCGCATCATCGAACGGCTGGCGCTGATTGCCCGCAGCGAGAATGTGGTCTCCATCGCCGACTTCATCTCCTCGCGCTTCGGCCGTTCACGGCGGCTGGCGGCACTGGTCGCCCTGATCGCGTTGATCGGCGTCGTGCCGTACCTGGCCCTGCAGTACAAGGCCGTGGCGATGAGCCTGCAGGTGCTGACCGGCGATGCCGCGGGCAAGGGCTTGCTGACCGATCCGGCGCTGTACGTGGCGCTGCTGATGGCCTTGTTCGCCATCCTGTTCGGCACCCGCCAGGTGGATGCCACCGAACACCATTACGGCATGATGCTGGCCATCGCCGTGGAATCGATGATCAAGCTGTTGGCGATTGTCGCGGTTGGCGTATTTGCCTACGTGTGGCTGACTGATCGCGGCGAGTCGGTGGTGCAGTCGGCGCGCACTTTGTTTGAAGGCATGCCGCCGGTGGGTTTCGTCTCGCAGACGCTGCTCAGTTTTCTCGCACTGATCTGCCTGCCACGGCAGTTCCACGTGGCCGTGGTGGAATGCGGCAATGCCGGTGATGTGCGCAGCGCCCGCTGGATGTTCGGCGGTTACCTGGTGCTGATCTCGCTGATGATCGTGCCTATCGCCACCGCTGGTGCGGCGATGTTCGGCACCGGCCTGGCCTCGGACGACACCCTGGTCCTGGCCTTGCCGATGTCTGCCGGCAGTACCACCCTGGCCTTGATCGCCTATATCGGTGGCTTCTCCGCCGCCACCGGCATGGTCATCGTTTCATCGATCGCGCTGGCGACGATGATCAGCAACGACCTTGTCATGCCGCTGCTGCTGCGCCGTAGCGGCGATCATCGTGAGGCTGCCAACGTTGCCTCGCGCGTGCTGTGGATACGGCGCATGGCGATCGTGCTGCTGGCGCTGGTCGCGTATGGCTATTACCGCGGCAGCAACGACGACACCATGCTCGCCGCCTACGGCTTGATGGCCTTCGCGGCGGTGGCGCAGTTCGCGCCTGGCCTGCTCGGTGGCCTGTACTGGCGCGGCGCCAGCCGCCGCGGCGTGGAAACCGGCATGTTGGTCGGCTTCCTGGTCTGGGCCTACACCTTGCTGGTGCCGGCATTGAGCCATGGTGGCTGGTTGGACGAAAGCCTGCTCACGCAGGGACCGTTCGGTATCGCTTGGCTGCGACCGCAGCAGCTGTTCGGCCTGACCGGCTGGGATCCGCTTACCCACGGCACGTTCTGGTCGTTGCTGATCAATACGGTGACGATGATGCTGGTGTCGATGCGCTGGCGCCCGGATGTCGCCGAGCGCCTGCGTGCCGCACCTTTCCTGGATCCCTATGCCAAGCGGCCGGTGGTGACCGGCGACTGGCCGGCGCACGTCAAGGTGCGTGACCTGCTGGCCCTGGCCACACGCGTCATTGGTGACAACCGCGCACGCCGTTCCTTCGGTGAACAGGCGCAGCTGCTGGACCGCGAGTTCCAACCCGCCGCCGCCGCCGACCGAATCTGGGTGCAGTTCACCGAGCGTCTTCTCGCTGCTTCCATCGGTGCAGCTTCCGCACGCCTGCTGCTGACCAGCCTGCTGCGTGGCTCGGGCATGGACCTGGGTGAAGTGGTGGCGGTGCTGGACGAAGCGGGGCAGGAGCTGCGCTTCAACCGCGAGATCCTTTCCACCACGCTGGAAAACATCAGCGCCGGCGTCAGCGTGGTTGATCCGGAGATGCGCTTGACCGCTTGGAACCGTCGCTACCAGCTGATGTTCGGCTATCCGGACGGCATGCTCTACGTCGGTCGCCCGGTCGCCGACCTGATCCGCTACAACGCCGAGCGCGGCGAGCTGGGCTCCGGTGATACCGAGGTGCAGATCAACCGTCGCATCGGTTACATGCGCGCGGGCTCACCGCACGTGTTCGAGCGCACCGGTGCCGATGGCAAGGTGATCGAACTGCGTGGCCAGGCATTGCCGGGTGGCGGCTATGTCACCAGTTATAACGACATCACCGACTTCAAGAATGCCGAGCAGGCGCTGCTGGAAGCCAACGAGAACCTTGAACAGCGCGTGGCCGAGCGTTCGCAGGCGGCCGAAGCGGCGCAGCAGTCCAAGACGCGCTTCCTCGCCGCGATCAGCCATGACGTGCTGCAGCCTTTGAACGCAGCACGGCTGTTTGCGTCCGCGCTGCGCGACAGCCTGCATGAGACCGATGAACAGCGACATCTGGCCGAGCGTGTGGATGCCTCATTGCGTGCCGCCGAAGAGTTGCTGGATGGATTGCTGGACGTGTCGCGACTGGATGCAGGTGGACTGCGTCCGACCATCAGCGAGTTCGATGCCAGCGTGCTGGTGCGCGAGCTTGCTGCGCAGTACACGCCGGTAGCTGCCGGCCGAGGCCTGCGCCTGCATGTGTTCGCACGCAATGCATGGGTGCGAAGCGATCGGCGCCTGCTGCGCCGCGTGCTGCAGAACTTCATGGCCAATGCACTGCGTTACACGCGCAGCGGCCGCATCGTGCTGGCGCTGCGTGTGCGCGGTGACCAGATCGAGCTGCAGGTATGGGATACCGGCCCGGGCATTCCCGAGCACCACATGCAGCAGATCTTCAACGAGTTCCACCGCTACCAGCAGCCGTTCGACTGGGGTGAGCAGGGCTTGGGTCTGGGCCTGTCGATCTGCCAACGCATCTCGCGCCTGCTCGATCATGGTTTGAATGCGCGCAGCCAGCCGGGCCACGGCAGCATGTTCTCGATCAGCTTGCCGCGGGTTGAAACACCGGCAGCACCGTTGCCGTCGCCGCGTCAGCAGACCGCTTTCGGTGGTGATGATTCACTGGCCGGCATGCGCGTGTTGTGCGTGGACAACGACCAGGAAATCCTCGACGGCATGCGCGCCCTGCTGGGCCGCTGGAAGGTGGAGGTCATTGCCGCCAGCACCGTGGACATGGCGCTGGAGAAGTTGAGCGAGAAGCCCGATGTGATGCTGGTGGATTACCACCTGCACGACAGGCTTGATGGGCTGGATACCTTGCTCGCCCTGCGCGAAGCCGCGCGCCGTCCGTTGCCGGGCGCCTTGCTGACCGCCGATGGTCGCGATGAACTGAAGCGCATGGCCCGCGAACGAGGTTACCGCGTGCTGACCAAACCGGTGAAGCCGGCCTCGCTGCGCGCCTTCCTGACCGCGTTGCACGACCCGCGCCGACGCTAG
- a CDS encoding OmpA family protein, giving the protein MTVMQTKYRPLRSLLAVAVFAVAGTAGAQQTQLNPQAKRISDEAIHADLQSYEATQGRIQALNDGGRPIRDYHLSKAQCWLDVSFHEYTRNDRSAFPQEALTESEKLIVDMENGVSPIPTDTALVNGAKYLRADLWERLKVIHGTPGFACASQKVACGEVELVHAGNEFNQQQWRHSKPYIQIAEDLVNEAETAARLCGVDPAGPAVAPAPGPLIANVLFEFDRDGYKDIRTYSLESVDRALATIGSEKRELAGVTLVGHADRMQGHGFDYNQALSERRAKTVRELLVGRGVPADRIRYEYRGDTQQVQRCDGVKPRAALLECLLPNRRVEVRFELAQ; this is encoded by the coding sequence ATGACCGTTATGCAAACCAAGTACCGTCCGCTGCGCAGCTTGTTGGCTGTTGCCGTCTTCGCTGTCGCCGGCACCGCCGGCGCCCAGCAGACCCAGCTCAACCCGCAGGCCAAGCGCATCAGCGATGAAGCCATCCACGCCGACCTGCAGTCGTATGAAGCGACCCAGGGCCGCATCCAGGCATTGAATGATGGCGGTCGCCCGATCCGCGACTACCACCTGTCCAAGGCGCAGTGCTGGCTGGACGTGTCCTTCCACGAATACACCCGCAATGACCGCAGCGCCTTCCCGCAGGAAGCGTTGACCGAGTCGGAGAAGCTGATCGTGGACATGGAGAACGGTGTCTCGCCGATCCCCACCGACACTGCCCTGGTCAACGGCGCCAAGTACCTGCGTGCCGATCTGTGGGAGCGCCTGAAGGTCATCCACGGCACGCCGGGCTTCGCTTGCGCCTCGCAGAAGGTGGCCTGTGGTGAAGTGGAGCTGGTGCACGCCGGCAACGAGTTCAACCAGCAGCAGTGGCGCCACTCCAAGCCCTACATCCAGATCGCCGAAGACCTGGTCAACGAAGCCGAAACCGCAGCGCGCCTGTGCGGCGTCGATCCGGCTGGCCCGGCGGTCGCACCGGCGCCGGGTCCGCTGATCGCCAACGTGCTGTTCGAGTTCGACCGCGACGGCTACAAGGACATCCGCACCTACTCGCTGGAGAGCGTGGACCGCGCCCTGGCCACCATCGGCAGCGAAAAGCGCGAGCTGGCTGGCGTGACCCTGGTTGGCCATGCCGACCGCATGCAGGGCCATGGCTTCGACTACAACCAGGCCCTGTCCGAGCGTCGCGCCAAGACCGTGCGTGAGTTGCTGGTCGGCCGTGGTGTGCCGGCGGACAGGATCCGCTACGAGTACCGCGGCGACACCCAGCAGGTGCAGCGGTGCGACGGCGTCAAGCCGCGTGCGGCCTTGCTGGAATGCCTGCTGCCGAACCGCCGCGTGGAAGTGCGGTTTGAACTGGCGCAGTAA
- a CDS encoding Ig-like domain-containing protein has protein sequence MSRAALRKMPRVSLLACALATASLPVLAQNVGSSTRFTPVIGDSTTLYPRSLTTTDTPPEVVAARSGEVDYSRNAGVDRVSVEVDRDGVPADGQTPVHITVHLLGADGKPLAGKSFVTIENSGGRIRLPGSRTDEFGPGASDADKVMPGIQVEVENGVAEFDLIAPHDPQDVLLRITSGGQTAEGTIGFLPEMRELLATGLIEGVLNFRNKSNASLISPVEHHDAFDRDIRRWEKQFNNGKASASARTAFFVKGRIKGEYLLTAAYDSDKDVRGRLLRDIQPEEFYPVYGDSSLRGFDARSAERLYVRVDNKRSYLLYGDFQTGDNLATSSGVGGSGPIPQRSLSTYNRTATGLGWHFESERVRTNVFAIEDSLRQIIEEFRSQGSGPYALRNNAVLEGSERVEMIVRDRNQPSRIVTVKPLARLVDYSFEPFSGRILLNQFLPSFDSDLNPVSLRITYELDQQTEKFWVVGADGQYKLTDKLEVGASAVEDQNPYAEFKMGSVNAGYRFGQNTMLVAEFARTQSEVNTNSLNQVTSQGLKDVSGQVEGDAWRVEFAHDGDKFDARLFGARTDPEFNNQASPLYGGRGEYSGRMSYAVGPRLELYVEALRSEDRNPDGGKRDAGGAGVRVAATERLTLDFGLRSIRETIGITSPWSSTGYGQLSGLTGGFATGSGGGALGYGQQALDPATGLMVINSGSNGDTMTSDLPVGTKLESDSARVGVGYRFNDKFSGGAEYEQSVSGEDRNRVAAGVDYQVFERSRLYGRYEKQTGLTSAYGITTTDREADALVFGIDSSYIRDTQAFSEYRLRDAVSGRDVQAASGIRNNWDIAKGLRLSSSIERVNVVAGDTGDSTGLALALDYSANPLWRGAIRAEHRISEDVPGTTDSNEAFKTTLLQFMVARKLSRDWTLLGRNYLLATNYEERGDVLQDRFQIGLAYRDTDRNRINALMRYEYKLERDESGLTLLNGDVVSGTSQDVRTRAHIVSTHADWHPSRPWWLTGRIAGKWQRDQFAYGDGSRVNSSFNAVLVSGRVVYDITENWDIGVLGSTFRGQYGANQFAYGMEVGRLLRQNLWLSAGYNWTGFEGDSDLNGYEYTQQGFFLRLRFKFDEDLFRRDPVRYRDPAR, from the coding sequence ATGAGCCGCGCCGCCCTGCGCAAGATGCCGCGCGTGAGCCTGTTGGCCTGCGCGTTGGCAACGGCTTCACTGCCGGTGCTGGCCCAGAACGTGGGCAGCAGCACCCGCTTCACCCCGGTGATCGGCGACAGCACCACGCTGTATCCGCGCTCGCTGACCACCACCGACACGCCGCCGGAAGTGGTGGCTGCACGTTCGGGTGAAGTGGATTACAGCCGCAATGCCGGCGTCGATCGCGTGTCGGTGGAAGTAGACCGCGATGGCGTACCCGCCGATGGCCAGACGCCGGTGCACATCACCGTGCATCTGCTCGGCGCCGACGGCAAGCCGCTGGCCGGCAAGTCCTTCGTCACCATCGAGAACAGCGGCGGCCGTATCCGCCTGCCGGGCTCGCGCACCGATGAATTCGGTCCGGGTGCCAGCGACGCCGACAAGGTGATGCCGGGTATCCAGGTGGAAGTGGAGAACGGTGTTGCCGAGTTCGACCTGATCGCCCCGCATGACCCGCAGGATGTGTTGCTGCGGATCACCTCTGGTGGCCAGACCGCCGAAGGCACGATCGGCTTCCTGCCGGAAATGCGCGAGCTGCTCGCCACCGGCTTGATCGAAGGCGTGCTGAACTTCCGCAACAAGTCCAACGCCAGCCTGATCTCGCCGGTGGAGCACCACGACGCCTTCGACCGCGACATCCGTCGTTGGGAAAAGCAGTTCAACAACGGCAAGGCCAGCGCCTCGGCGCGCACCGCGTTCTTCGTCAAGGGTCGGATCAAGGGTGAGTACCTGCTCACCGCCGCCTATGACTCGGACAAGGATGTGCGTGGTCGCCTGCTGCGCGACATCCAGCCGGAAGAGTTCTACCCGGTGTATGGCGATTCCTCGCTGCGTGGCTTCGATGCACGTTCGGCCGAGCGCCTGTACGTGCGCGTGGACAACAAGCGCAGCTACCTGCTGTACGGTGATTTCCAGACCGGCGACAACCTTGCAACCAGCAGCGGCGTTGGCGGCAGTGGCCCGATCCCGCAGCGCAGCCTGAGCACCTATAACCGCACCGCGACCGGCCTGGGCTGGCACTTTGAAAGTGAGCGCGTGCGTACCAATGTGTTCGCCATCGAGGATTCGCTGCGGCAGATCATCGAGGAGTTCCGCAGCCAGGGCAGCGGCCCGTACGCACTGCGCAACAACGCGGTGCTGGAAGGCAGCGAACGCGTCGAGATGATCGTGCGTGACCGCAACCAGCCTTCGCGCATCGTCACGGTCAAGCCGCTGGCACGGCTGGTGGATTACAGCTTCGAGCCGTTCTCCGGCCGCATCCTGCTCAACCAGTTCCTGCCCTCGTTCGACAGCGACCTGAACCCGGTCTCGCTGCGCATCACCTATGAACTCGATCAGCAGACCGAGAAGTTCTGGGTGGTCGGTGCCGACGGCCAGTACAAGCTGACCGACAAGCTGGAAGTCGGTGCATCGGCGGTCGAAGACCAGAACCCGTATGCCGAGTTCAAGATGGGCAGCGTCAACGCGGGCTACCGCTTTGGCCAGAACACCATGCTGGTCGCCGAGTTCGCCCGCACCCAGAGCGAGGTCAACACCAACTCGCTCAACCAGGTGACTTCGCAGGGCCTGAAGGACGTCAGCGGCCAGGTCGAAGGCGACGCTTGGCGCGTCGAGTTCGCCCACGACGGTGACAAGTTCGACGCACGCCTGTTCGGTGCGCGCACCGATCCGGAGTTCAACAACCAGGCCTCGCCGCTGTACGGCGGCCGTGGCGAATACAGCGGCCGCATGTCGTATGCCGTTGGTCCGCGCCTGGAGCTGTACGTTGAAGCCCTGCGCAGCGAAGACCGCAACCCGGATGGCGGCAAGCGTGATGCCGGCGGTGCCGGTGTGCGCGTCGCTGCCACCGAGCGCCTGACCCTGGACTTCGGCCTGCGCAGCATCCGCGAAACCATCGGCATCACCTCGCCGTGGTCGAGCACCGGCTACGGCCAGTTGTCCGGCCTGACCGGCGGCTTCGCCACCGGTTCGGGTGGCGGCGCGCTGGGTTACGGCCAGCAGGCGCTGGACCCGGCCACCGGCCTGATGGTGATCAACAGCGGCAGCAACGGCGACACCATGACCAGCGACCTGCCGGTTGGCACCAAGCTGGAATCGGACAGCGCCCGTGTCGGCGTCGGTTACCGCTTCAACGACAAGTTCAGCGGCGGTGCCGAGTACGAACAGAGCGTCAGCGGTGAAGACCGCAACCGCGTTGCCGCCGGCGTGGACTACCAGGTCTTCGAGCGCAGCCGCCTGTATGGCCGCTACGAGAAGCAGACCGGCCTGACCAGTGCCTACGGCATCACCACCACCGACCGCGAGGCCGATGCGCTGGTGTTCGGTATCGACAGCAGCTACATCCGCGACACCCAGGCGTTCTCCGAATACCGCCTGCGTGATGCGGTCAGCGGCCGCGACGTGCAGGCTGCCTCGGGTATCCGCAACAATTGGGATATCGCCAAGGGCCTGCGCCTGAGCAGCTCGATCGAACGCGTCAACGTGGTCGCTGGCGATACCGGTGACAGCACCGGCCTGGCGCTGGCCCTGGATTACAGTGCCAACCCGCTGTGGCGCGGCGCGATCCGTGCCGAACACCGCATCTCCGAAGACGTACCGGGCACCACCGACAGCAATGAGGCCTTCAAGACCACGCTGTTGCAGTTCATGGTTGCACGCAAGCTGAGCCGCGATTGGACCTTGTTGGGCCGCAACTACCTGCTGGCCACCAACTACGAAGAACGTGGCGACGTGCTGCAGGACCGCTTCCAGATCGGCCTGGCCTACCGCGACACCGACCGCAACCGGATCAATGCCTTGATGCGCTACGAGTACAAGCTCGAGCGTGACGAGAGCGGCCTGACCCTGCTCAACGGCGACGTGGTGAGCGGCACCAGCCAGGATGTCCGCACCCGTGCGCATATCGTCTCCACCCATGCCGACTGGCATCCGTCGCGGCCGTGGTGGCTGACTGGCCGTATTGCCGGCAAGTGGCAACGCGACCAGTTCGCCTATGGCGATGGCAGCCGCGTCAACAGCAGTTTCAACGCCGTGCTGGTGTCCGGTCGTGTCGTGTACGACATCACCGAGAACTGGGACATCGGCGTGCTCGGCTCCACCTTCCGTGGCCAGTACGGCGCCAACCAGTTTGCCTACGGCATGGAAGTTGGCCGCCTGCTGCGGCAGAACCTGTGGCTGTCGGCCGGCTACAACTGGACCGGCTTCGAAGGCGACAGTGATCTGAATGGCTACGAGTACACGCAGCAGGGCTTCTTCCTGCGCCTGCGCTTCAAGTTCGACGAAGACCTTTTCCGTCGGGACCCGGTCCGCTACCGCGACCCGGCCCGCTGA